The Haematobia irritans isolate KBUSLIRL chromosome 1, ASM5000362v1, whole genome shotgun sequence DNA segment tctggagttactctgaaattgaatatttattttttacattgaataataaaaattaaattagataaaacaatttcaatatactttccatttcagcattttttcctaaatattgaacattcttaataacttttttctaagctaccgatcatcacttcgccatcgtacatctcatcgctaaaatattaataactttcatttcaaagttttaataaacaaacaccaatatatgtctaaaaaaaaccaaaatattccataccttttattcccttgttacatacttgctaaaaagatgcaacagcccacgccaacgcctactatataactgaagcatgccaaacaaaaccaaaacattcctacaacaacaaaaacacatgtgccttcaatgaaaacaacacctcatccagacaaataaaccattcgccaataataaacacacacacaaaccactgaaagaacaaaaacaaccccacgctccgatatacacaacatccccatcacttgctaccatttctcattattgcattgtatgctctcactctcaacaaaaattcaagtaacatcatctttacattaaacatattccactttgacaaGAAAGATCTCtgcactatgcattagttcatcgcatctgtccacaatttactctaaaaacaatactcttaaatgcatatcagtataagaatgatgaaacgtttaacttaaaattagcaaaaacttcatgaaatgatatctacccatttttgacgaaaatgtctataaatttaattacatgtgaactaaaaatatttcattgggaaattttttaccaacaattattaaccataggaattgtcagtaagaaattgctatccactttcaagttcatttttcgtaaaaaaatattttctcatacaaaaaaatcttatggtaaattgcacttattatttagaaaatactttacatttcacaagtagttttatagcatgacaaacgaatttttaactaccagctaagaaaatttttaaggaaatttccatcgtattttgtaggccttgaactaaacgattgctacttagaatttgtaaaatttcctttcgagtagttaattttcgttgaagatacgaaaaatgaactaaaattctggaaaattcttgtaataaattattgtaaaaatcttcttaaatttacgagacacttttttttctgtgtagggttCTTCGTTTTCCTTTTCGATTGAATTTGCAACACTCTTGTTCTTAAATTGGCGTTTTTTCTGCCTTTGAATAACTTGCCGTATCTGTTGTTCTGGTGGCCCACTACAGCTGGGAAGGGTGGTTATTGCATCTGTAATAAGTATACCGTATAAATTGTatgaattaaatgaaatttaagatttttaacaacattaatAATAACTAACCAATTAAGacattgaagaaattggtcaagctTTTTAAACTCTTTTTTTTTCCTTGGACACCGTCGGCATGAAAATACTGAAATCAACCACTCACTATGAAATCAAGACTGCAACTGATGAAATTACAAGAAAGAGAAGAGGACGCCAAAAGTATTATAGCGGGACTTTGTCTTTGTTTGATTTGTTTAACTGAAAAACGCGTGTAGCTTCATACCTTTTTTGGCCATACTAGTAATCTGTGAAAGTAAATTGAAATCACACTTGCACTCTTCAATTTGTTTCGTTTTGGTATGTTCGTGGTTATTTTGCGCATTACTTATAGATCGTTAAATCGTATGGTGAGTTTTAAATTGTGTTTTATTTGTTCTCTTCATGATTTTAGGACAGAGTATCTATGCTTCATATGTTTTTACACATTACGAGTAGTCTCCGAAAGTAAATTAAAAGCACAGTTTTACTCTCGAACTTTGTTGTGGTATTTTAGTGtttatttggtacattatttgtggattgtaaaattaaattattatttgttcATGATTTGTTTCTccctttttttattgtttttttttttttttgtaagcgcAAAAGAGCATTTGTTCATAATGAATTTCCTATCAATTTGTAATGTACAAAATAGTTTATCGATTATATAAGAAGTATAATCAAAAATAACTGCCTACCCTCGTTGTTGTTTATATAAGTAGGGAAAAATCGGCAATAGCTATTTGCCGAACAAGCGGGATAGTAAATCCAATGCAACcgccaatatccaatgcaaccgacgactgtcggtgtttgttagtatgagtgttggtctctcgaaatcaccgtagtaaagcaatcacacaaattggttaccactgaaagaacaaaaacaaccccacgctccgatatacacaacatccccatcacttgctaccatttctcattattgcattgtatgctctcactctcaacaaaaattcaagtaagatttctaatttttaaatttggtccgatggtcggaccaaacggaatttagcccattttggtccattttcataaatttggtgaaatttatgaatattttatagtatttaaaatttttatcacatattcaatagtatctatgcaatgaaaaaatattctcgtgaggccaaagatttcatgcgaattttgcttagcatagaattttgcttctctgacataaagttttttccttgcgcAAAATTCGGAGatgtttttaacactttattttaaagccgttttttatttgaaacataaaataattttcacttgcagtcgactctgaatttgaaaatttaggtAGTCGTTCGGACATTTTTAAGGGACTTTGAAAGCACATGAAAAAAGAaggaatatttaataaattaaagtttgttttctagaatcaagtacgcaaaactcaaatttacaaGTGAATTGTGACGCAAATGTGTCctcacttcaattctccgcttctttggctcagaataaatAGCAAATATAGTAATAGTAAATGCTTTTTTGCAAGAGTGGGATTAAATAACATTTGAATCACAGAAACTAGAATACAAATTTCGCGTATTAGGTCATTTTGAAGGATTGAACTATATtagaatatggaccgatatgaaccaaattttgcGCATGAAATTATGGGTGCAAAGCAACACTACAGCAAATGGGATGAAAATTCGGAAATCTATTGTATTCTCTCAAGAAGTATAATCGGAAGAATCTTCATGGGACAATGTCAATATAAACCAAATACGTGAATGTTGTGGTCTTTAACTACCCCTAAATTGAAAGTTTaagtcaaatttttgtaatattgaatTTCGACTTTTGATGTCAACTTAAAGtgactttaaaattcgaccttttcaaaaagtaaattttatttcatgttttaaaaagttgaaaagtcatGTCGACCGCTATGGTAAATCATATCTGTCCGTTCTGGTCTacttaacatttttaataaaagcactatgtacaacaataaaatgttttttaaggCATTAttctttgaaattggaaatttggtccgctggagggagtttgaaaaaatatggtccaaaataaaatttcgttgtggcaacgctgttggttacccatatcttcTCTTATTTGgcactctctcaattctcttgagctaatgccaactgctagtaattgttgagtgcaatcacacttaagtgccaacctcgtttttagtttaccgagcgttgttacgatgtcgattggtttaagattgcaagacactgcatacgaacattgttatataaagggtgatttgttaagagcttgataactttttaaaaaaaaaaaaacgcctaaaatttgcaaaatctcatcggttctttatttgaaacgttagattggtccatgacatttactttttgaagataattttatttaaatgttgaccgcggctgcgtcttaggtggtccattcggaaagtccaattttgggcaacttttttgagcatttcggccggaatagctcgaatttcttcggaaatgttgtcttccaaagctggaatagttgctggcttatttctgtagactttagacttgacgtagccccacaaaaaatagtctaaaggcgtcaaatcgcatgatcttggtggccaacttaccggtccatttcttgagatgaattgttctccgaagttttccctcaaaatggccatagaatcgcgagctgtgtggcatgtagcgccatcttgttgaaaccacatgtcaaccaagttcagttcttccatttttggcaacaaaaagtttgttagcgtcgaacgatagcgatcgccattcaccgtaacgttgcgtccaacagcatctttgaaaaaatacggtccaatgattccaccagcgtacaaaccacaccaaacagtgaatttttcgggatgcatgggcagttcttgaacggcttctggttgctcttcactccaaatgcggcaattttgcttatttacgtagccattcaaccagaaatgagcctcatcgctgaacaaaatttgtcgataaaaaagcggattttctgccaacttttctagggcccattcactgaaaattcgacgttgtggcagatcgttcggcttcagttcttgcacgagctgtattttatacggttttacaccaagatctttgcgtaaaatcttccatgtggtcgaataacacaaacccaattgctgcgaacggcgacgaatcgacatttcacggtcttcagcaacactctcagaaacagacgcaatattctcttctgtacgcactgtacgcattcgtgtggttggtttaatgtccaataaagtaaactgagtgcgaaacttggtcacaatcgcattaattgtttgctcacttggtcgattatgtagaccataaatcggacgtaaagcgcgaaacacatttcgaaccgaacactgattttggtaataaaattcaatgatttgcaagcgttgctcgttagtaaatctattcatgatgaaatgtcaaagcatactgagcatctttctctttgacaccatgtctgaaatcccacgtgatctgtcaaatactaatgcatgaaaatcctaacctcaaaagaatcaccctttactattggtgtttttattctcgcatttgtatcaatgtaaaagatcgcatggtaattggtatcttactcactgccaccgacattttgtgggtaagattgcaatacgaaaaaaagccaccggttgcagttctctgatagatgaactaaaattcaagagaattataaactagacaagttgaagaaaatcttaagggctaaatcatggtcaatattactacagtttagttcattttgcaatggaaaaggttcactgttttttcagtgtagtgtagAATTGATAGCATTATttgcattatttatttatttattatgtcCTGCACAACAAGAACTATATCTCATAATTAAACTGCAGGAAACGTATCCATAATAAGGTATTTTAAAATAAGTAAGGTATTTTAAAGTAAGAAAACgtaaaactataacaaaattgatattattatatgGGTTTTAGCAAAAgattttaaattacaaaaaaaaaaaaaaaatactaaattagaACTACAACAAATGTGATaggaaaattaatttcaaaacaatgtAACATGAAAAACAATAAGGACAAATgggaaaataaacaagtaaggaaagtcttaagtcgggcggggccgactatattataccctgcaccactttgtagatctaaattttccataccatatcacatccgtcaaatgtgttgggtgctatatataaaggtgtgtcccaaatacatacatttaaatatcactcgatttggataggatttgatagacttttacaaaatctatagactcaaaatttaagttggctagtgcactagggtggaacacaatgttagtaaaaaaaaaatatgggaaacatttaaatctgaagcaattttaaggaaacttcggaaaaatttatttatgatttatcgctcgatatatatgtattagaagtatagcaatattagagtcatttttacaacttttccactaagcagtggcgatttcacaaggagaatgttggtattttgatcatttttgtccaaataggaaaaacatatatatgggagctatatctaaatctgatccgatttcaaccaaatttggcacgcatagttacaatgctaatctaCTCTcatgcaaaattgcaactaaatcggagtaaaaaattggcctctgtgggcaaatgagggcgaaagctatatatgggagctatacctaaatctgaaccgatttggcaagtttttcgagactcataaaatattcggatgtacggagtttgaggaagatcggttgatatacacgccaattatgaccagatcggtgaaaaatatatatggcagctatatctaaatctgaaccgattttttccaaaatcaatagggatcgtctttgagccgaaacaggaccctataccaaattttaggacaatcggactaaaactgcgagctgttctttgcgcacaaaaatacatcaactaaatctaaatcgactcagaatttaattctaagccgatccgtatactaaaaggtctaggttaggttaggtggcagcccgatgtatcaggcttacttagactcagtccattgtgataccacattggtgaacttctctcctatcactgagtgctgcccgattccatgttaagctcaatgacaaagggacctcctttttatagccgagtccgaaggtcgttccacattccagtgaaaccacttagagaagctttgaaaccctcagaaatgtcaccagcattactggggagggataatccaccgatgaaaaacttgttggtgttcggtcgtagcaggaatcgaacccacgaccttgtgtatgcaaggcgggcatgctcaaagataataaaagaggaagatgggagattggctactgagcacatcaaaccatttaccacatttgtttaatactcgaaccaaacgcgtatacgacaggtattgacatagcattaaaatgcacataaaaagaaactaagagcacgaaataaatatccataaaggggaaaatgtaattttttttgttgttgcctaaaatttatcattgtttcattaagaaatttaaatttttcatttaaaaaataaaaactaaaaacaactaaaaggttacaaacatgtattaaactaatctggtaaatgcaacatttggtatgacgcaagccaatctcccatctttctcttttattatctttgggcatgctaaccattgcaccacggtggctcccatgatgggtatttatatcataacttaatttttaacatttttaacgGCGAATAAAAATGGAGAGTATCTAGCAACAAATCCATCTACGTATTTTCaattaacccactacgacgaagcatTTTCAAAGGaactattattttttcatttggtgACTATTTAAGATTAGGCCTTATTTAATATCAAATAACGCCAAATGAGAATGTATAGCATTGGTTATCGCTTATCTgttatttgcttttaattttagttttgtttacacaaggaaaatttcatttgtgaaAAGACAACTATTTTTGGAGTGTACTTACGCCATTTATATTAATCCAAGGTATTTGCGGATTTACAGCATCTGTTATCAGCGGGGAATTCCGCTGTTGATAATCGCTTATATTAATTTCTATGATCAATTCAATGGAAATCATTCAATCGATAAACATGAGTTAATTGTATTTAATGGATTCGAATTCGGATTCGGGTAATTGactttttgtaaaatgtaataAATATGTGGGTTTATATGTCTATATACTACGTTTGCatgtttgtatgtatgtatgtatatacaaaAGGGTTCCCTACATATCATTTATTGACGTCATGTCCTATCATCTCTCTAGTAGTAATACAGACTATTGCAATTAGAAGAATGTACTCGATAGCAAGCGGCAAACTGGGCATACGCATATAGGCAACATTGGTAGCAATCCATAGGATAGACAATTTGATATCCTATATGCAAAAAGGGAAGAGGGGAAGACCAGCATTACTATATGACGTTATTGTTTCCAGAGGATAAACAAACCTTTACAAGTCCATTGCCAACGGGCGTGTccatattgttttttaaaataacattttttattgttataatcGGGATATCCTGGATATGCTGGATATCCTGGTGTGGTAGGTGGGGGTTTAATGGGCGACTCAGTTGGTGGTGATTGAGTATTATTATCATTGGGCTTTGGTGTAGGTATCTCAGGCTCTATAGTTGTAGGAGGTTGAGATATTTCTGTTGTAGTGGGCACAGAAGAAGTTGTTGTTTCTACGgctgtagttgttgttgtcggCTCAGGTGTTGTAGTAGGATCAATCATTGTAGTTGGTTCTGGCGTTGTTGTCGTAGTTGTTGCTGGTGGCTCCAATTCTGGCGGTGGCATATCCTGTGCCAGAGTTCCAATTAAtaacaaattcaaaataatccacaatttcaactaaaattaaaaacaaaacatcttTTTGATTTCCTTCGCAGAATTTTCACTATAACCACAATTaccattgtttttattttttatttcgttttgctaTTATTCTTCTAAAAATACCGCACCAAAGATATGcacttatttttaaaaatatataagattGTGGCTATATTTTGGTGTTTACCCGTGCTCGATCTATTCGATACTGAAACATTTCCAATTGCGTTGATGCCTTTACAAAGTCTCTCAAATCTGAGTAGAGATAGTTGTGGTTCGCTAGTGAAATGCTAAAAGTGTTCGTTCAACCGTTGTTTGTTTGGGTGATACGAGAATCACAACGTGTGGAACGAAAACAGATCAATTCATTGGTGACTTGACGTCATAGTAGTAAATAAGACACAGGTCCCTGATAGATTAGGGAAAATTGAAGCTTGTGGAAAAGATTAGCTAAATAAACCGAGTGAGTCATATTCATTCTTATATATGGCTTCCAGACGCTCAAAGAATAAatgcttttttccaaaatatcagTTCAGAAAAACGATGCTTTCTTTATgtctttataaaaacaaaaatattgttggaGACTATTTGAcggctatacactgaaaaaagaggATGTGCGATTCCAAAGATTCAgattttcgtattgattccgagccaacgaaAAGGAGAATCGATGTAAAACATAATTATCTTttatatttgagttttgcgCGCTTGATAATGCACGGAAGGAAAAgtgtgttttttatatgtttgaatacaaaaataagatgtttgggacaaacaattttaacacaatatgcactgaaaaaacagtgaaccctataggaagaaaactttttgttaattttagaaaatgttaaatattttcagaatattttaactaaacaatattacaaatgctggcatcacgccgatattacaaaaataagtaaatatttttcgacaaattcacgaaaatttattagacataaataatttgtttaaagaatgtctttagttcaaaattgcaaggatgtctttagtgacatacgaagttcatgatggacgcatttgtagtaaaatttacaaatttaaagaaataatgaactatgttgtgaaaaatgcgaatttagtaaatttttatgcttaatttgtgtataattttttcccgttttttagttaatttaactatcgtactcaaaaaatttttagagtaaaggaaactttatccaaacataaaaattccattaactaaaacaaagctaaattggctttagtgaaatagagagttcagtgttttttgagtgtgtgtggTTACCAAAAACATTGTGTTCAAACACACTacaataatatgtttggaatcgATGtcaatatgttacaacataatatgtttaggtgaataattttttttattacaaataatgTTTGCACGGAAGCAAATAATTCTTACAACAAACGTCCAAACAAGATATGTTAGGAAAAGCTAAACATAATAATAAAACTAATTCTTGCCGGGAAACACCATATTTTTATCGCATTTGAAAAACGTATTATATTCATAACCTACTCACAGTAAGAAATTCAATTCAAACATTTGTTTCCCTacccggacgaaaaatactgtttttgatatgtttgggtgtaaaaattatatgtttggaactcagaatttttaacaataagtgcacactgaaaaaacagtgaacccacctgtaagaaaacttttggttaaatttagaaaattttgaatatatgtttgaaaattttaactaaacagtattacaaacgatggcatcatgccgatatcacaaaaataagcaaatatttttcgacaaatttaagaaaatttattagacatac contains these protein-coding regions:
- the LOC142221682 gene encoding uncharacterized protein LOC142221682 — its product is MLKLWIILNLLLIGTLAQDMPPPELEPPATTTTTTPEPTTMIDPTTTPEPTTTTTAVETTTSSVPTTTEISQPPTTIEPEIPTPKPNDNNTQSPPTESPIKPPPTTPGYPAYPGYPDYNNKKCYFKKQYGHARWQWTCKGYQIVYPMDCYQCCLYAYAQFAACYRVHSSNCNSLYYY